The window TTGCTACAAGAACCTTGAACTCAGCAAACTATATCTTCAAATGTATGACATTACAGGCTATAAATAAATGAGTATTTAATTGCTAAGTAAAACCAAGTACCAACAACAATATTCCCCactgtacataaaaaatatgtttagacTGTTAACCAGTTTAGTAATTTAGGAACAATCAAAAATTAAAGAGGGAAACACCCATACATAAAAAGTTAACTACAGAAGAAATTAGGAACAGGTTGCGACCAGGCGGTAACCTGTGCCAAAATGTCCAGCAATCGAAAGTATAAAGTTTGAACATGTTCATTTTCATGTGTTTAGTATTAGATCTCGCAAAAGTTCCTATGCCACAGATTCACAATCAACTTATCTTAGTTTAAAAACGGTTTTAAatttcatcaactataatagcTACTGTCAAAAGTCAACGAGTTCTGACGACTACTAAATCGTTTTGAAGTCCATAATAATTATGaacgaaagaaaaaatatccAAGGTGAATGGAATATTTGGGTAGGTACATTTCAATCAAGAGATTAGTTTTGTCTATTCAAAATTATGACGAGGAACttgtctttaaattattttaaatggttttacGGCTAGACagaaaaaatctcaaaaatataattcagttATTTCTTAATTAGGTACGTACCTACCAAAGTTATCTTGGATGTATGGTTGAAGAGAGTTTCGTTAGATGCTCTTTCCTGCAAGTACTACGCACTAGCGCACCTAAAAACATGGATACTTTTTAATTGGAGGAAACTTTACATGCGGACTAAGTCCCGGTGAATAGCTACTTGATAGTACTTTGCCCAACCAATTTTCCTATCAATAATAGGTAATTATGTTTACAATTACTTATGCGAAccataattgaattatttttgaaacggACGGGGCGTTATCAATTTGCAGAACAATTTATCGCATCCGACACTAACTGTTGACTTTTGATCTCATTAACGGCTTGATCACATGTAATTACCTAATTACTTTACCGGCTATCTGTTAGAACTATTTACAAGGAGTGCGGATATACAACAGATTAGATGTTTATTACAAATTGTTGCACTAAGAATACACctaatacataggtacctacatatgtatttCCATGTTATTTCTTGCGctaagataatattatgttatatcgTGTTCAGCTTAATGGTAAACTAAtcctttttaaactttttttttattgcgaatATTTGTGGAACATAAAGAGCTTTAACAATGAATTCGAATTGGTGCCATTTGTGAAACATTTATTATGGGTgacgaaaaatgttaaatagataGGTATTATATTGCAATTCAGTTATGAGGAACAAGATGCAAATCATTGAATAGGTATGTAATCTCGGAAATTTGCGACTAATGGTTAAAACGCACATTAATGACTTAGGTAGTAGTTAAGTATCTTATGTAGTGTACCAAATTCTGAGTTACTAGGTAGTAAAACATTACCAAGCAGCACAAAAATAAGTACGTATCTAGGGAAGTATGGTGAGTTTGTACTAAGCTTAGTACAGTGGTCTTGATCATTTTTATGTTCACAACACGTAAAGGAGTGAAAGTGTGAACAGTTACTTTGTGCTCATTAGTGTTTAGACACTTTACTGTGGAAAGTAAATTAATTGCACTTATATGCATTGTGCTCtcgaaatattttgttgttgcaCCAGATATAACATATTGCCAGTAAGTATTGGCGTCAAAAGAGGTTTAAAATCTTGTATTCAAAACATTCTTGTCAGTGAATGAGAGAAGTTAAGTTGTGAGTGAATAAGAGCTTAGATTTGCTGTAAGTTGATAACAATGTAtgataacaaaacatttcaagGTATAATGCGTGTTCGCATTTATTCCCGTATTTTATTCCATATTAAACAGGCAACGCAAAAGCTTAGAAGTTATAGATGTAAGATAATGCACTTGGTAAGAGTGATGgattcaaatttatttctttgctTATTCCTTTACTAGGTCATGAAAAAAGTGAGTTTTGTACACATTATATTGATACTGATAAACAGCAATTTTGAGGcaagtgataaatataataagtcaTCAGTTCAGTAAGTCAAAACATAAGAATTGGCCTTGAACTAAAGACACAGATTACTAATTAATCTATATAATGGTATCAGTTGAATCAgtttttttagtataatatttcatttaattgataaatattgacataaCTTATATTCCAAAGGCTGATttcagaaaattatattatgttaccaAATGCACTAGAACTGAGCTTATTAGTTATTactaattttttatttaaattagtttttagtattcgtcctgtaaaaaaaatgaactTACCTGGAAATACTTGGCACTAGGTGTTTCTCCTTCCAATTTATTTCTATATGCAGACAGCAGTCTTTCGAAAGGGTTTCTAACAATAATCATCTTGTGATAATTTTCCAACATAAAATCTCTTTCTGGCCGGCTCACTGCACTTAAATTCCGGAACATTCCAGGAGCATGGGCCAAATTTCCTGGTATAGACAAGACATCTGTGTTGTTCCATTTTCCAGCCAGGATCATTAGGACTCTTTTCCAGTTTGTGCACGCCACctggataaaaaaaaaagatttactaACTTTTTGAAAATGGAATGTTGTAATCTTACATACAGATATAATAAAAGCAATGAAACATACTACAGTCTTGAGTTCATTGTCATAAATAtgtctattataataaagaagCCATGAAATATACCATAATgccatttcaataaaataattggcAATAAACACAAATTGTTACAATGAGATTGTAATGAACATTGATTGACCAATATCAAATAAATCATGCACGCATTAAagacttatttattacatatctACTCCatagattatattaaatttagcaAACGTAGCCAGTCTTTTTTATTACCACTAAATGTTCATCATTTTCACTTTTTAAAGAGGACAAAagttaagaatattaaaaaatagcaaataggtgctttatacatacattaatctGTTAAATACCCAGGTAAGTAGATAGAATCTAACAAATGTATAATAACAGCGGTAAAGTTATGTTGAaggttaatattataattttacataattataaaattacttcataatTATGTCAGTCTACAAAATCAAGTTCATCTTcaggaaataattaatttaaatgaggAAGCATTCTAAAGATTACTTAAGTTAAAAGGCATTTTTGGTAAATTATGTCAGGGACAAGTAATAAAGAACTTTTTCCACTTTATGACTAATTTTAGCTTCCCGGTTTTAAAAGTTTGGGCTTCTTTATAAACAGTATTAGTACATTTATGGAATAATTGGGAAATTCAATGTCAAATTTGCTCGTAAACACTCGGCATTGATTAATAATATGTGAGTAACGACAATTAGTttctaaatgttaatttataaattcgtCGACAATCCGGTTTGCCTTGGAAACTAACCTTTGGCACATAGCAATACAGCAATTTTCGTTCCTCGTCTATCAAGATGTGTTCCAATTGACTCCGAGGGAGATCGTCAAGACCAAACCTTGGCGGGAAACGTCTACATGTTTCCTGAATCAGCTCCTGTCTTGCCAAGTTTAAGGACTGGGTCAACTCCAAAGAATGCTCACTTACGTCGTTGTTATACACATCTCCACTGACCAGAaacaagttcaaaataaacactaaTTCCACCTTTAAAACACCCATTTTCCACATTTCATATCACAGAACCAAAACAAACTTTCTTTCGAAAATCGGCAAACTATGTTTTTAATGTAGGACACGCGACTGTACGCATCGCAATGTTAGAAAGTAGCTAAGCACTGAATTTAATCATAAAATCTAATTCACTTTAAGTAATGGTAATGACTTTAATTGTGCAAATTTTGtgtagattatttttgtttcgatGTTAATTACAGCATTGCGACTAAGTGCATCGGACACGTTCTACACACCGCACGTTGACAGCAACACTGAATGAAACTGAACTGTAAACGAACCATTTGCTAGAGCTTTGCGTTCGATTCGATCGAACGATAGCCGAATGCTGATTGCCGATTGGTTGTTTTGTATTTGAAGATCACAagttgaatgaatgaatgtcaGTACATTTATTGCCGGAATGCCGACTTTATCAATATATTCAAATAGTAGGGCcagaagattttttaatttagttaggtATATAATGTTTTACACTTTTATCGCAAAAAGTTTTGAGTTTATGATTCCTTGATCTCATTGCgtacgatttaaaaaaaaaaataagctggGTGAAGAAGTcagtgtacctacctacctacttagttGCCTACAATTTATGACAAAAATGGGAACCAACCTAACTTATAAAGACAAAAATGAGATTCTTTTTCTCTATATCGTCAGAGTACTTACATAGGTAGCTAAGTTGTAAAACTTGACGTAGATGATTTTGGCATTAATTATttagatcagtggttcccaaccagtggtcgaAGTcgaaatatggtccgcgaatgattataaaatttaacattttcagggtgattaatacactttatttttaatataggaacttacatagtggtccatgctaacaaaaataatacaaaggtggtcccggactaagaaaaggttgggagcccctgatTTAGATCGATAATAAAATGAGTAAATTGTAATTCGGAGcatttataacacaaaattattcattaaggtttatttaacaataatacataggtaattaaatacatatattgccGTGTCGAGTTTTAGTTGTGGGGTTTTATACCCCACAACTAAAACTAATAAactagtatttattaattatgctGGTAATTTCTCCGGTATATTACTctgaaatgaaagaaaaataaagttagcATAACACGATGGCAAGTAAGCTCCTATACAAAGTCacaaatttatatgaaatatcaCTCCAAAAGTCATACCGACCTAACTTTTAAACGTTCACGTTGCacgtttattatataaagaaatactGGTACCTATTCAtcgcgaacacacattttaccctTGAATGctggacgtttcggcgcaggttacccTGGGAGTCCGCTGTAGTAGCATATGATGTCAGACTTTCTCAGAAAAAATGTCTTCTATAGTTAGTCACCCCAAAAATGTTCTGTAGGGGTGTTAAGTATTTCTTGTACGTACCCTAAGATGTTGTATGTAGTAAACTTGATGATATTGTCGTATAACTGCAAAGGCTTCTTCCGCGACAGGCAGCTGATGATGCTGCCATGCAAGGACTGCTAAACAAGCCCATAGCGTTTCGTCTTCTACGGTTCGACACAGCTAAAGttcaaagatttaaaataataaagtcaattTATTTGAAGACAATTAGTTTGATCATGGTGTTACCTATAACGGGTAAGCAAAAGTGAACCAtcctaaagtatttttttttaagaattttattgcttttatgtcgcgaggacttttacaaacattacatcggacgcaaagtacaaccagacccgaaacaattatttgtggatcgcacaaataattgtcccgtgtgggaatcaaaccctaaaccactgcgccacggaggcagtcgaaattCTATATATCTAATATTCTTACCAAATTTTGGCGTTTTGCAAAGTAGTTGCACTGTCATTAAACAGTAtgagtaaaagattttttgtcaAGTCAAGATTCTTGCTACCATGTTCTTTAATGCATTACGATTCCATGCTTACAGATTACATCACATTTTTAAGCGTGAATGAACTAATGATCTATAATTAACATACTATAATTGCTGACAGTAATATCGTTCTGATTGCCAATTGCTTAGGTTGCAGTAACAGTGCAATTACACAATAATACAACCTTTGTACTTTTCAAATTTACTATTACAGGTGTATGACCTGAGATATTTTCTGTTATTGAAACGAAGGTGTGTAGaagaataaacaaaagaatcaaataatatttttttgaaaataacctCGGGTAACGAATTAAATAGGTACTGTAATTTAGATTAAGTTACCGCACCGCTATCATTGGCGTctggagatcgtgggttcgatccccacagggaacaattatttgtgcataccacaaatagttgtttctgggctggttgtactttgtgtccgttgtttgtatgtttgtaaaagcccccgcaacacaagaacaattctaaGTGTGGAAGTACCTACATagtctttaagaaaaaaaaaagatatatatCGCCCGTTTACAGTAGTATACCTACTTTATGAACGTAAAGTTAATGGAAGAGTAATGGGACTTACCTGAAGAGCAGCTTGCCACATATTTGCGGCTACGTGTTTTAGCAGTTTCTCAGGGAATGTAGCAATCGACAGGTGTAATATGGAACCGTTGCCTCGGCAAACACGTGCAACTCCATCTTCAATTGCAAGGATAGTTGGGTTTCTACCTAAATCACTAAAAGGtgacaatttaaaataagaaaaagtagcTGCAGCCATAAAAACAGCAGGATTCTGGAACCAAGTTTTGGGTcggttcacatctgacggaagatgcgttaGGCGTAGCTTAATTAGTACCTATTGGCTTCGCAACGATGCATCTTCAGTTCTAATGTTTCGCGACCTATGTGACGCATTCTCTGTCAGATATGAACATGCCCTTAATCAATTGCATTCTATACTTACGCTACATCTTTACTGACTGTAGTCAAAGCTAGCCAGTCAGGTTGCAAGGCCGCTCTCGGACAACACCATGCCACTACAGAGCTAGCTCGTAAACCAACTAGTAATTCGGTCTCGTTACTCCATGCTACGCTGAGTATCTGTGATCCTAAGAATAAGAGgaataataactaaaaatagattattgttTACTCATATCTGCCCAACAACCAGTCATGGGTCTCTTTAAGACTTTCTTCCAGCCTAATCCAACATGCGATCCaagtaacaaaaaatctttattgtaAACAGTAATTATTTGGATTTTAAACAGATTCTTGTATTTACTATTTCGTATTTACTAGTAAAAGATTGGGATTGATGATATTAATTTTTAGTGTAAGTGTACCTCCATTCTGGACCGCTCATTTTTATTGTGCACTTCAACTGTCTTCGTAAATCATCACACTTCTAATTTCTTACCTAATTTGACAAACTTCGGCTTGCTATCTTTCACAGTGACAACATACAGATCTCTGTTGTAATCCAACAAAGCTAGCTGTCTATCACTGATAGGTCCTGTCTGACTCAACGCAATACTGGACACGGTCATCTTGTGCATCAACTTGGTTACTGTATTGTCTGCTGAACTTCGAACTATTAGACCCGTGGGGAGATCGAATACGTGAATCACTGGCAAAGACAAAACCATAATCAAAATTACTTAACATTAAACATAGAACTCCGATAACATTAGATTTGTATTTGACTCGAAGCACTTTTGACTCAATGGCTATTATTGACTATTGAGTTCATGCCAACCGATTAAACACGTCAACCTACTTGTTCTGGCCATTTTTACTTTCTACCGTCTTCAAAGAGGATGAGTTACTATGTTTGAACAAttgcttttttatgtatttacatcaATTTTCATCTGTGGATGGAGTTTCAGTTCGACCAAGAATCGATGTTATAACACgctataatttgtatattttagatCTATAAAGCTTTTTTATTGTGTACTTTTCTCACGTCGTCCACATACTTACATTTGCGATCACCCTGGTCTATAGCAGCCAAAGCATCAGGACCTAAAGACACGGCAGCTCGTCCTAAAGACTCCGGCCTCGCTCCCCATCGAGGACTGGCTAGCAGACGACCCATGTAACTGTATACTGAGAGACCTGCTCTTTCTACTATGCAGATACATctggaaacaaaacaaaatgtaggtACCTTTGGTAGTagatattataaagtaaaagtttatgTTTCTTCCAAgccataaacaataatatgaagCCAGCAATTACGAATAATCATGGGTcgccatttctttttttaaaaggaatACTCATTCTTTAAATCTCGTAAATTTTTTGAAATGCATAAATAGCCTCGTaattgacggcctccgtggcgcagtgggtAAGGTGGTCACCACCCTACTACCAGTGGTCGAGAGGTCGTAGGTTAGATTCCAACACGGAGTAAATGTTTTAGCGATTCACAAAATATAGTTGTTTCGGATTGGCTGTACGTTGaaaattttttgaaatttttggttgtaaaaaaaatgaaataattgaaCTTCTCAGATCGAAAATGGGTTACCTTTCAGCCAACAAAATCATGCTAATAGTCCCTTCCTTCAAATCGAACGTAACAGGCGTATTCCACGAAGTCAGTTTATGTATAAAGCATTGTTTGACAGTGGCTATGACCAAGTGATTGAATCCTAATGCTATTTGTATCACTCTATCTGGATAGTCCAGTTGATCGCTCTGATCCGTCAATATGTCCTTTATGGCAATCACTTTACGACCTATTTGATTGCATGCGTAGTTCTTCCATGTATATTCTCTGCAACAATAAACGATAATATGATAATGCAGGGGGAACAAACTCGACTGAAAATTAAAGGGGCACTTTattttaagacccgttgcattataataataagtatacgTAGAGATTTTTTTTCCTTACTACGATCTGTCGCCCCTGGGACATTTAGTACCTAGTATTTATGTCGCTATGCATTCATACAAAATCCTTATGAATGCATAGCGAAAGagttgaaataaaaagcaataatatggatattaatattctttaaaaatataattaggtaaaGCATTATTAGTAGTTATTAGATTATCAGCAAGAAATAAAACTACGTGGTTTGAAGATTTCGCAGTAATTGAGCAAAAAAGGTATGGCCTATTCTTTAATTAGTAGCCATTAGCAAAAAAAGCAAATGTTAGGCCATCAGTTCTGACAATTATGGTGGTAGACGTAGGAAGTCAATAATCCCATTAATTTAAGCAGGTACTTCAGCATCATTGTTCAATgctactaatatattattataataatataatactacttttaaagattgttaaaaaatgtatataatattaatattttttgagtatgcTGTAATCTCCTATAATTGAGGGAGcattttgttacaaatgttgATTTTGTGTATTCAGATGTGTAATGTATCCTTTGTTGGagattcataacaataaataaataaatagatatctgTGTAAAGGCCTCCATACTGATGTTACCT of the Anticarsia gemmatalis isolate Benzon Research Colony breed Stoneville strain chromosome 3, ilAntGemm2 primary, whole genome shotgun sequence genome contains:
- the LOC142987656 gene encoding carbohydrate sulfotransferase 11, which translates into the protein MWKMGVLKVELVFILNLFLVSGDVYNNDVSEHSLELTQSLNLARQELIQETCRRFPPRFGLDDLPRSQLEHILIDEERKLLYCYVPKVACTNWKRVLMILAGKWNNTDVLSIPGNLAHAPGMFRNLSAVSRPERDFMLENYHKMIIVRNPFERLLSAYRNKLEGETPSAKYFQDRVGRRIIKVYRENPSNESLEYGNDVTFKEFALFLTNKSEELADVVNNEHWAPITNLCHPCLIKYTLVGKYETLLDDSLLALNTINAHNVEFPRLAHTGGTAEKLHTYFSQLDLPLIRRLYKLYKHDYRIFNYDLDNIVGFDLG
- the Oseg5 gene encoding intraflagellar transport protein Oseg5 isoform X2; this encodes MHLFPKINISGNKHQHDVILISTADGKFHIVNHNGRIEKTVNAHQGACLAAQWSPDGAGLLTAGEDGFVKVWSRNGLLRSTIVQSDVPCFNAVWSPDSSAILYTKGNSLVIKQLNSSNKITKWKAHEGLILCVAWNANNNLILSGSEDGFSKIWDTFGQQISVSVKHDQPITSVSWSPAGDMFVVGSYNLIRLCNSNGWSHCLDRPSTGSIYHVAWSSDGTQLAAACANGHVLFAHIIDREYTWKNYACNQIGRKVIAIKDILTDQSDQLDYPDRVIQIALGFNHLVIATVKQCFIHKLTSWNTPVTFDLKEGTISMILLAERCICIVERAGLSVYSYMGRLLASPRWGARPESLGRAAVSLGPDALAAIDQGDRKLIHVFDLPTGLIVRSSADNTVTKLMHKMTVSSIALSQTGPISDRQLALLDYNRDLYVVTVKDSKPKFVKLGSQILSVAWSNETELLVGLRASSVVAWCCPRAALQPDWLALTTVSKDVADLGRNPTILAIEDGVARVCRGNGSILHLSIATFPEKLLKHVAANMWQAALQLCRTVEDETLWACLAVLAWQHHQLPVAEEAFAVIRQYHQVYYIQHLRSNIPEKLPA
- the Oseg5 gene encoding intraflagellar transport protein Oseg5 isoform X1 produces the protein MKLKISTFKEPKHVGVVVCVNWNNTEDVFSCGDDHKLLKWNLVNSECIVVTTFQDDFYPTGMHLFPKINISGNKHQHDVILISTADGKFHIVNHNGRIEKTVNAHQGACLAAQWSPDGAGLLTAGEDGFVKVWSRNGLLRSTIVQSDVPCFNAVWSPDSSAILYTKGNSLVIKQLNSSNKITKWKAHEGLILCVAWNANNNLILSGSEDGFSKIWDTFGQQISVSVKHDQPITSVSWSPAGDMFVVGSYNLIRLCNSNGWSHCLDRPSTGSIYHVAWSSDGTQLAAACANGHVLFAHIIDREYTWKNYACNQIGRKVIAIKDILTDQSDQLDYPDRVIQIALGFNHLVIATVKQCFIHKLTSWNTPVTFDLKEGTISMILLAERCICIVERAGLSVYSYMGRLLASPRWGARPESLGRAAVSLGPDALAAIDQGDRKLIHVFDLPTGLIVRSSADNTVTKLMHKMTVSSIALSQTGPISDRQLALLDYNRDLYVVTVKDSKPKFVKLGSQILSVAWSNETELLVGLRASSVVAWCCPRAALQPDWLALTTVSKDVADLGRNPTILAIEDGVARVCRGNGSILHLSIATFPEKLLKHVAANMWQAALQLCRTVEDETLWACLAVLAWQHHQLPVAEEAFAVIRQYHQVYYIQHLRSNIPEKLPA